CCCACAACGGTAGAGAACTGTTGATAGCGATAAGTCGCACCAAATGACCCGCCGTGACAATTTCAACATTATGATCCAATGCTAGGGCAACTAAAATCATTTCCGCCGAACCTCCCGGTGCTGTAACCAGCAAACACGTTAACCAGTCCCAAGACGTGAGTTTCATAGCAAAGATGGAGGCGAGTCCCCCAGCAACGAGGGTCAATCCTACAGACAGCAAAGCGTAGGCGATACTCCTTTTCCCGAAAGTAGGTTTGTCTCCCCAATACTCACCGATGGTAATTCCCAACAGCATTTGACCCACTATGTTGACTAAAGGCGGCAAAGTAAAGTTAACATCACCTAGAAAAGGAAGCCAATCAAGCATTGGATTAAATGCTATTCCAGCAACGATTGCACCGAAAAACTCACCAGCAGGAATTTTACTGAAAACTGCAAGATAAACTCCTAATCCGCCAAATAGCAGCGCCAATAACAGTAACCCTAATTGGGATGGTTCGAGACTGAGCAAGGCATCTTTAACAGGAATTGTTTGCGGATAAACTTGATTCCCTAATGATACCCTAGCGATTAAGGGAATCAGAAAAACTACGGTAGTGACGCGAATTGCTTGAACGAGCGCCACAATGGTAACATTTCTGTCGTAGTCTGCGGCGATCGCTGACATCGATCCCACA
The sequence above is a segment of the Mastigocladopsis repens PCC 10914 genome. Coding sequences within it:
- a CDS encoding AbrB family transcriptional regulator, which produces MNQTFSVAIPKEVGTQQIPVKPLIVLGLEMLLALPIGLVLAKFHIGGIAWIFGGIVSGAVVLQTCRILYGYIPKPNRTARKTGMALVGLNVGFCVAHAHLANVTSCFPVFAFLTFFLLLCSTFIGYIYSRLSKTNLLTAMLATVPGGVGSMSAIAADYDRNVTIVALVQAIRVTTVVFLIPLIARVSLGNQVYPQTIPVKDALLSLEPSQLGLLLLALLFGGLGVYLAVFSKIPAGEFFGAIVAGIAFNPMLDWLPFLGDVNFTLPPLVNIVGQMLLGITIGEYWGDKPTFGKRSIAYALLSVGLTLVAGGLASIFAMKLTSWDWLTCLLVTAPGGSAEMILVALALDHNVEIVTAGHLVRLIAINSSLPLWVFLFRRLDTQSLEPT